From the genome of Thermaerobacter marianensis DSM 12885:
CCGTCCCCGCCGGCAGTCCCTCGGCCGGGCAGGGCCGGCCTTCCCCCGAAGCGCACCTCCTCCAGGGGCGGGTCGGCCGGGACCGGGAAGACCCAGACGGCCCCTTCCCGGTGCCCGGCGAGGCGGTGCCACACCCCGGCGGCGTCGCGACCGTAGGCCCACGCCTCCGCCAGGGGTTCGCCCCCTGCGGTACCGATCTCCAGCCGCCAGTAGCCCGGTCCGGCGGCGGACGGAGCCGCCACGTCAGCAGGGGTGACGCCCGCAACGGTCACCGGCGCTGCGGCGGCCGAGGGGCTGCGGGCGATGGCACCCAGAGCGACCGCGGTCAGCAAGGCGAGGCGGACGAGGGCGACCGGGAACGTGGCGGCGGTCACGGTGGGGAAGGCGGCCCGGCGGGGCGCGGCGCGGCCGGCGCCGGGCCGGAAAGGCCGTCCCACGGGGCATCACCCCGACCATGGGGACCGTGCCCGGCCGGGGGCGTCACCAACGGCCGGTAAGCCCGCCCAAGCCCCAGGCGGCTCGAACCCCCGGCGGCCACATCCAGATCATACCATGGCGGGCGTGGATTGTAAAATGCTGGTCGGCGATGGAGATCAGGTCCAAACCGGCGCACCCGGCCCTTGGGGGACGGCCGGTCACTCCTCCAGGTGGCGGGCGATGAACCCGGCGGCCGTCTCGGCCAGCTTGACCTCCAGGGTGCCCGTGTCCCGCCCCGCCTCCCGGGAGGCGATGATCACCGCGCCCACGGGGTCGCCGCCGACGACGATGGGAGCGATGACCTCGCTGGTGAAAGGGCACGGCTTGTCCTCGTCGGCGCCCACCAGGGGCCCCGGATGCCGGTGCCGGTCGGCGGTGAAGTGCAGCACCTGACGCTGCTCCATGGCCTGGTAAACCACCGAGCCGATGGGCTTACCGGCGAACTCCTTGGGCTGGGCGCCGGCCACGGTGACCACCTGGTCCCGGTCGGTGACCATGGCGATCAGGCCCGACGCATCCGCCAGGGACTGGGCGATGCCGCTGACCATGTCCTCCAGGTCGGCGATGGCGGAGTACTTCTTGAGGATCACCTCGCCGCCCTTGTCGACGAAGATCTCCAGGGGATCGCCGTCACGGATGTTCATGCTGCGACGGATCTCGATGGGGATGACGATCCGCCCCAGGTCGTCGATGCGCCGCACCACCCCAGTGGCCTTCATGGCGTCACCTCTTCTGCCCCGTGGTGTGGATGAACCGGCCCGCCGCCCAGGCCGCGGGCGGGTCCCGTGGCGCGACCCCCGGGCCGGCGGGCGCCGTCGCGCCCCGCTCCGAGCCGCCCCTCGTCACCGATCCCGGCCGGGGCGACGGCCCGGCGCTCCTGGGAGCCGGCCGGGGCGGCGCGGCCTCTGCGGCGCGCTCCCGGCATCCGACCGGCGGGTTGCGGCCATTGGGCCATGGGCACTGGTGTCCGTCGCTAGTATGCAGTG
Proteins encoded in this window:
- a CDS encoding stage V sporulation T C-terminal domain-containing protein, encoding MKATGVVRRIDDLGRIVIPIEIRRSMNIRDGDPLEIFVDKGGEVILKKYSAIADLEDMVSGIAQSLADASGLIAMVTDRDQVVTVAGAQPKEFAGKPIGSVVYQAMEQRQVLHFTADRHRHPGPLVGADEDKPCPFTSEVIAPIVVGGDPVGAVIIASREAGRDTGTLEVKLAETAAGFIARHLEE